Part of the Limihaloglobus sulfuriphilus genome is shown below.
GTCAAGCCTGGTGCCCCAGCGCATACGGTATCTCTGGAAATCAAGCTGTCCTTCTTTCCGCCTTGTTGACGCATTATATACATTCCAACCGTAGATGGAACGCAACCTTACATCGAATGCCATCGATACACCTTCAGCCGGATTGTGGAAGGCATCTTTGAATTTATCCCAGTTAGACCCTTTGTATATTTCTTTTTGGGCCTGGGCCGGGTCCTGGGCAGCAAACGCCGATACCACAACGGCCGTTACTGCCAAAAGAAACATTTTTCTTAATAAATTACTCATAAAACGCTCCAAATTTGAATTAATAATTAAGAAACATAAACAACGCCCGCGTGTTTATGCTGATTTTAGAAGATTGTATAAAGAAACATACGGCTATATTTCTTCGTCCGCCTCTTTTTGCCCATGTGCCCATTCAATGTCTGCGGCATTCAGCGGCTCGGCACCTTTATTCCAGTTAATTATGCCGTAAGCGACCCCAATTAAACAACTTACAATGCACAGCAGGTAAGCTGCCAAAATTCCGGCATCTTCAAGTCCAAACATGTTACACCTCATAATAATAATGCTAATTAGACTTATAAAAAAACACTACGGCTGTATTATTCCAACTAATTCACTTTATTTCAACAAAAAAAAATAAAAAGTGCGTATTATAAATTTGTTTCTCCGCTCTGCAGCTCTGATTATATTGCCCGATAATATCTCATAAATGGCGTTCAGCTTTTTAATGTGAAAATAAATGAGTTGCCTTTTTTGCCCGGCTCTACCCATATTCGGCCGCCGTGCTTTTCAATTATTTCTTTGGTGATGAAGAGTCCTATGCCCGAACCCTTGATTTTTTCCATTCCTTCGTACAATACCCGCGAAAATTTCTTGAAGAGTTTTCCGATGTCTTCTTCAGATATAGGTTTCCCGTCATTATAGACCGTTATAACAGTTTCACTGCCGTCTTGTTTTGACGAAAGAATGATTCTCCCGTCTTCGCGGCCGTATTTTACGGCGTTGTTAACCAGATTGTTTGCTACTACCTGCATGAGGCTTGGATCAGCTTCGATAACCGCTTCAGGTTCGATGTTGTTGATGACTTCGATGTTTTTCTTTTTTATCTGCGAATAAAAGGCTTCCAGCGAGACATCAAAGAGATTTGCCTTAATATGCAGCCTTGACTTATGCGTTTCGAGCCTGTTGTTCTCCAGCCGGCTCAGATTGAGGAAGTTTTTAACTGTGCCGGTGAGATAATCGAGGTTGTTGGCAATAGAATCAAGCGTGGTTTCCTGGACAGGGCTTACAGGCCCGAGCAGACCCTGACGCAGCGAATATACGTTGAGTATTACAGAGGAGAGTATGCCTTTGAACTCATGTGAAACAAAACCCAGCAGGTCAACGTAGCGTCTGTTCAAATCTTCTGCCCGTTCTTTTGCAGATTGCAGAGTTATGTCTCTCTGGTGAACCTTTTCCGCCATTTGATTGAATGAGTTGAAAAGCTGATTGAACTCGCAGATGTGGCTTTTTATAGATATCCTGTGCTCTAAGTCACCTTCTGATAGCCGGTTTTTGGCTTCGATCAGGTTTTCTACAGGTGTTACAACCCGCATTACAAGGAAATAAGCAAGCAAAAACGCAAGCGCAACGCTCAGGACAATTACGCCGCCAAAGACCAGCAAGACATTTCGTTTGAGGTCATTAAACGGCATTTCAAGAATGCCTACATACAGAATGCCTATTATTTCATCGTTGATGTTTTTTATCGGTTCGTAGTGCGTGAGATACCAGTCGGTGACCACGAAGGCCCTGTCGCGGAAGCTGCGGCCCTGGAGAACGGTTTTCTGGTAAACTTCCTGGGAGACACGGGTTCCTATTGCCCGTTTGTTCTGGTTATTCAGTACATTGGTAGAAATTCGGACATCGTCCTGAAAAATAGTAACGGTGCCGGTCGGCTTGTTCTTGTATGTCCGTTTTTCAAAGACAAGTCCGTGTATCCGGTCAATAATGCTGAAATCCTTGTTAATTATCCTGCCGGCGCAGCGGATTTTTTTTATCTCATTGCTGCTGCCGTAAATCGGTATGGCGTATTCAATCGCCATTACGCTTTTGAGCTCTTTAAGAGAACAAGGCCGCGATTTTGGGGTGTCAATGATCTTTATAGTCAAATCATCCGCTTCATTCGGCAGCCTTAATTTTAGCTCTTCAAAAGCGATGATTCGGGTTCCGCCTGTTTTTTCCCCCTTGGCGGCTTTGCGGGCGATTTCGCTTGTCAGCTTATCGGATTCCTGAGCGGGCACTTCATAAATATAATCGAGGTCAAGGGTTTTCTTAAGTTCGTTTAAGTCGCAATTCTCGCCGGCAACATCCATCAATGTGCCGATTTGGTCTATGTATTCAGAATAGACTGACTGCGCCGAATTGATAGCGGTTGTAACCTGTCTCTGACCTCTGGAGATTACATCATTCTGTACAAAGTAGTATGCAAATACCCCTATGATGAGCACTATGAACAATATAAGCAGAAAAAATGAAAGAAGCAGGTGCGATCTAAGGTGATGGTCTTTCATTTAATATAACCCTTTGAAAAATTGTTAAAAAGACTCTTATAACTGTTTTAATGCCTGATTGCAATATGAAAGTTTGACAGATTTCAAAAGAAGGGCGGGTTTAATTGCCCGCCCGGAAATTTTTGTTAAGAGTTATATTTTTTTACCTCGTTTGGTGTACGACGTGTGGAGCAGTTTGTGGCTGAGATGGCTGCATGGTCCCTCAGTGAAGTATTCATCATAAATCGCTTTTATGATTGGATTTTCATGGGATTTACGGTATTCGAGGTGTTCTTCCTCGTTGTAAATCGCGGCAGCTCTGGCACGCCTTATCGCGGCGTTTGTGGGTATCGGCTGGCCGCCTCCGCCAAGGCATCCGCCCGGACATGCCATTATCTCAATAAAGTGACAGTCATCCAATTCGCCGCGGCAGAGCATATCCATAATTCTCTTTGCGTTGGCAGTGCCGTGGCCTACGATTACATTGAGTTTTGCGCCCTCGAGGAATTTCCATTGTTCCACAGTGTTTTCAATAATCAGCTGCGCCTTTTTTATGCCTTCTTCGCCCCTGACAGGCATCATTCTCAGATTCTCGAAGGGCAGCTCCCGTCCTGTAACAAGCTCATAGGCGGTTCGCATCGCGGCTTCCATCACACCGCCGGTAGCGGCGAATATCAGTCCGGCACCTGAACCGACTCCCAGAGGGTCATCAAAATTAGACTCAGGCAGATTCGGCAGGTCCACCCCGCTCTCCCTGATCATACAAGCCAGCTCACGTGTAGTAAGTGCCACGTCAACATCTTTTGAGCCGGAATCGTACATCTCGGGTCTGGCGCATTCGTATTTTTTGGCGGTACAGGGCATAAGCGATACGCTGAAAATGCTTTTCGGGTCAATCCCGTGTTTCTCTGCATACCAGGTTTTAACAATGGTTCCAAACATCTGCTGCGGGCTTTTGGCTGTGGAGAGGTGGTCGAGTTTTTCCGGATAGAAATGCTCAATAAATTTAACCCAGCCCGGTGAGCAGGAGGTTATCAAAGGCAGTTTTACGTCCGGGTTTTTATCTACAAGTGCCGATTTGAGTCTCAAAAGCAGCTCTGTGCCTTCTTCCATTATTGTCAGGTCTGCGGTAAAGTTAGTATCGAATACCTTGTCAAAACCCACGCGTTTGATGGCTGTATTGAGCTTTTTGGTACAGCTGTGTCCCGCTTCAATCTCAAATTCTTCGCCAATCGCGGCACGCGGGCTCGGCGCGGTCTGGATGACAACATGCATATCGGGATTGTCAATAGCCGCCCATACCTTATCAAGCTCCTTTTTCTCCGTGAGTGCGCCGGTCGGGCAGCGGTCAACGCATTGACCGCAGTTTATGCAGATAACATCAGCAAGCGGTTTGTTCAGATAGGTCTGGATCTGCGTTTTTGAACCGCGGTTGACCGCTTCGAGTACGCCGACCTCCTGGAGGTCAATACATGTACGTACGCATCTCTTGCAGAGAATGCATTTGTCCATATCACGAACAAGCGAGAAACTGGATTCATCTTTGGGGATTCTCGATTCCTGGACATGACCGAATTTATAATCAATGACATTGTATTCCTTGGCAAGTTCCTGAAGCTCGCAGTTGTTGTTGCGTTCGCATGAATAGCATTCACCGTAATGGTTTTTCAGCAGCAGGTTGAGAATGTTGTGTCTTGCCCGTCTTACACGGGGTGAGTATGTCTTTACTTTTGTCGTGTGAAACATCGGGTAGGAACATGATGCCTGGAGGTTTTTCTGTCCTTCGACCTCGACCACACACACCCGGCACACACCCGCCAGGCAAAGGTCGTCATGGTAGCAGAGCGTAGGTATCTTTATGTTTACTTTCTTTGCCGCTTCGAGAATGGTTGTTCCCATGGGCACTTTTACTTCTATGTTGTCAATGTAAGCTGTAACGAGGTTGCCAAGCCCGCTTTTTTCAACATCTGTTACACGCTGTGAACGCTGAGCTTCGGGGGCTCTTGAGGTTGAATCTGCAAAATGTTTATAAGTCATCGATATAACTCCTCTGCCGCGGCATCTGGTACCAGGGCGTAATCTGATTTAAAGTTATCAAGTATTGATAGAAACGCGTTTGGTACACTTTGTCCGAGACCGCATTTGGAAGCTATCCGCATAGTCTCGCAAAGTGAACGTATATCGTAGAAATAACTTTCGCTGCATGTGCCGTTTTTGATCTCTTCGAGACATTCAAGCAAAACGGGTATCCCCTCGCGGCACGGCGTGCATTGTCCGCATGACTCATCTTCGAAGAATTCAAGAAAGTTCTGCGCAACATCGAGCATGTTCCGCCCGGGGCCGAATACAATAAATGAACCTCCGGTTGAAAGATCTTCGTAGCAGATTCTCCTGTCAAAGTCTTTTTTCGCAACACAGCTGCCCGAGGCTCCGCCGACCTGTACCGCGATTGCCTGCTGAGCGTTGACCATATCGAGTATCTCTTTTATCGTGATACCGAACTCAACTTCATAAACTCCGGGGTTTTCGCAGTCTCCGGAAATACTCAAAAGTTTTGAGCCTGCCGAGTTTTCTGTGCCGAATGCCTTGAACCAGTTTGTCCCTTTGGCTATTATGTGTGTTATAGCGGCGAATGTTTCGACGTTGTTTACAATCGTAGGATGTCCCTCGTAGCCGGTGTTAACCGGAAAGGGGGGCCTGTTGCGGGACTCACCGCGGTTGCCTTCCATTGATTCAATCAGTGCGGTTTCCTCGCCGCATATATATGCGCCGACTCCGTGGCGAAGCTCTATATCAAAATTAAAGCCTTTTTTGCCGCAGACATTTTTGCCCAGGGTTCCCTCATTTCTCATTTTGTTTAAAATGTTATTGAGCTCCGGTTCAAACGACTTGTATTCACCTCGGAGGTAGAGAAACCCTTTTTCCGCCCCGATTGCGTAGGCTCCTATTATCATGCCTTCAAACATCAGCCTTGGATATTCTTTTAGTATTATTCTGTCTTTGAAAGTTCCCGGTTCTCCCTCGTCGGCATTGCAGACTACGAATTTTTTATCGGAAACGCTTGTTGCCGCGAGGTTCCATTTTACACCGGTAGGGAATCCCGCTCCTCCTCTTCCTTTGAGATTTGAGTCTCTTACCATTTCAAGTACATCAGGCCGCTTAAGCTCTAATGCCCGCTTAAGCCCGTCGTTTGCTCCTATCGGGCTGAAAATGACCGGGCCTTTTCTTTCTGCTGTCATTGTTTATTCTCCTGAAATTGTTTTCCAATTGCAATTCATAAAACCGTCCCAAACTGCTGAACAGGGAGAGGTTTTAAGCGAGTTCCCTGAGTATTTCGCTTACCTTTTCAGGTGCAACAAAGCCCATGAGTTTGTCGTCAATCAGCACTGCCGGCGCCTGGTCGCACATGCCGATGCAGCTTGTCTTCTCAAGGGTGAATTTATTATCAGGGGTGGTTTGGCCGGCATTGATTCCAAGGGCTTTTTCGAAGGCTTTTATTACGTTATCAGCACCGGCCATCATGCACGGGACACAGGTGCTGACACGGATTATATGTTTGCCCTGGGGCTTTGTGCTGAGAAACGCGTAAAAACTGACCACAGAATAGACTTCTACGGGGTGTATCCCCAGCCGGTCTGCAATCTTCTGCATATTCTCATCAGAGATGTAGCCTTCTTGCTCCTGGACCTTCTGCAGAAGAGGAAGCAGCTGCGAACGTGATTTTGGTTTATCTGCCATGTGACAACTCCTTCTACTTACCTAATACAATTTCAATTCTGTTGATTAGATCCTGCGGATTTACAGGTTTTGCCAGAAACCCGTCGCAGGGCATAACATCACTGCACTCGCCGTAATTGTAGCCTGTGACCTTTCCGACGGCACTGAGCATAACTATCGGCGTCTCAAGCCCCTCGCGTTTGAGCTTATGCAGAAGAGAGATCCCGTCATCAGGCAAATCCATCATAATATCCAGGAATATCAGCTCGGGGTTTTCAGAATTGATTCGCTCAAGAGCTTCTTTTACATTTGATGCCATGCAGACGCTGTGTCCGCTGTGTTCGAGGATGGTCTTGCAGGCTTCAAGGAAGTCTCGGTCGTCATCTACCATCAGAATTTTTGCCATAATACACTCCTTGGTATATAGAAATATTTCTACACCCTTATAACAAAGGGTAAACAAAACAAGCCAAATGCGCTCTATTAAACCGTTTATCAGTTTGCGGCCCGGCGTGGATACAAAAAATGTGCAGGGACACAAACATAAACAGAAACTATCTGAGACATGTGGTGAGACACTGCCGTTCTAAAAAAACAGCCTGCGCTTTTGCGGATGTAGAATCATGGATGCGAATCTTGCCAAAAGTGAAGGCTCAGATATAAATCCTGCAAAAATTCTATTTATTATCTTATACAACAGTAAAATCGCTGTGTCAAGACTAAAATCGCGAAACTGAAAAATCGTGGCGGGATTGCAAAATAATACGGCTTGTGCCGCCGTAGTACCGTATTTCATGCGGCTTATGAGATTGTTTTGATTAAGAGAGACGCAGGCATTGCGTCTCTGCGAAATTTACATCTCCTGCTTATGTTTAACCTTATCATTCGAGGCTGTCTGTCAGCCAGTTCGTTTGGAATATTGAGAAATCAGAATTATTTATGCCGCTGTTTTGCGTGCTGAGGTTGCATTCGGGGTTATACCTTTCCATTCCGGGTGAAGCAAGCCAGGAATCCGCCATAAATATGTAATCATTGATGCCTACAAAACAGTCATCGTCAAAGTCTCCGCTCAGCGGTTCTACGGGGTATCGTTTGAAAAACTGGATTGCAGGAACTCCATTTGCTACCTTAAGTCCGCCAAGTCCGGCAGCGGCAGAGTCGCTCCAGTTGACGGGATTGGTTTCGCTGTCAGTGTAGGAGAAAACCACTCGAGTGTCGGCTTCTTGTTTTAACATGCTTTGAGTGGCGGCGGCAGCGGCGGCCTGCGAGATTGAGACATCTATAAGCAGATTTGATGTGCCGTTGTAGTAGAAGCTGTTCTGGAAATCGATTCTCCACCAACCCTCTGTCTGCGCGGCTTCTGTGAAACCGCTGTAAACAACAGTCCAGCCGGCAGTTTCAAAGTAGGGCGGGCCTGAATAGTAATCACGAGAAGTTTCTTTGATTCTTATGGTAAGTGCATCTATATCCTGTACAGGTATCTGCCTTAGGTCAAAAGCGATGGCGTTTATATCCCCTGCGTCTCCAATATCTGTCGATGTATAGATTGTCTGTACTCTGGCATGTTTGTTTTCTGTCCATATCGGCCAGTTGCCGTAGTAGTTGTTGTGCGGGTATTCGTGAGTATTGAGATTGTCAACGTTTATCGTTACCGTCTGCGGCTGGGACCGGCCGCCTGAGGGGGCTGTGCCGCCGTCGTCTGCCGAGAATTCAAAGGAATTTTCCCCGCCAAAAGTAGGGCAGGGCGCATAGGTGAGTGTGTCGCTGTATGAGGGCAGCTGGTACGGGAGGGCTGTTATCATATTATTGTTGATATCAAAAAGCCTGCCGTTGGCGGGCAGTGAATTCACAATGTAACTGACTGCCCCGGGCGGGCTGGGCAGGCCGTCATCAAGTGCCTTGAGCTTTATCAGTGCGGTGTCTATCGATTCAACATGTACCTGTTGGGTCTGCGCGACCGGCGGAGTGGGGTTTGTCGCCGCGAAATCAACCCCCCAGAGATTGCCCGTAGTGCCAAGGTAGTCCTGAGAATTTCCGGTAGCCGCTGTCTGCTGTATAAAAGCAAAACCCTGGGCGTAGGCACTCAATGTATAACTCGTGTTTGATGGAATACCGGCAAAGGCGTATATGCCATTTACGCCGGTTGTGGTTTGTAATGTAGAAGTGTCTGGAAATTCTAAAGTTACGGCCGCTCCCTCGATCGGGACACCGCCGGCGTAATGTACACGCCCGCTGATTATTTCTCCCTGTTTGTCGGGAAACATATTATAGCAAATTCTTTGAACAGTATCGTACTGGTAGTATTGAGCGTCAATGTCGGGCAGGGCATACCACAGGTCGTCAATGCCCCGCCAGCCCATGTTAAGGTGGTGGTACATTGTTGAGAGGTTGTATCCGTAGCCGTCGGCCAGTACCGCGTGGCCGGCGTCGGGGCGGCTGATCGATATAATCACGGGGTAGCCCGCATCAATGTTGGAGTTGATCATATCAACGGCCGCTCCCGATATAACGGAATCACTGTTTACGCCGTAAACTCCGTCTGCATAACCAAATACAGATTTGAGCCGGTCAACGGCCTTTTTTGTGTCGGCCGAAGATTCAGCTTCTGTATAGCTCATTTCTACAGTTGCGCCGGCGTCAAAAAGCAACGCCCCGATTGCCTGACGCTGGTATTCTGGCGTCGAGGTATCTGGATCCAGCGGCATTGAATCATAGTTGTACGGGCCGCCGGAGCCGTCTCCGCCCATGGTTGTTACTGTCTGGGCGGCGCCGTCAACCTCTATGCTGAACGGGAGGGTGCCGATGCCCTGGACGGGGTATTGGTGGTAACGTATGTACTGTGCCATGCAGGTGGCAACACAGCCGGAGGGGTAGTTGTACGGTGTATAGTAGTTGTAGCAGGGGTTGGAGCTCTCTTCGCTCTGGCCCCATTTGGAAAGCGTCAGTGGCGGCACACGGACATCATCTACATTCTCAAGGCTGTATTTTTCGGCTTCTGTGCTGCCTGCATAAAGCAGAAAATCCCATTTGCCCGGGTTCCGGCCAGTGCCGGCGGTCTTGAGGTAAGATTCGTTTAACTGCCATGCCCAAAGACGTTTAGAGATATCGTTTTTGATGATAGAAGCTAATTCATTCGATGCGAATCCCATGAAACTGCCGTTTTGGCTGAAGGCGATAACAGGTTCAAGCCGGTCATCAGCGCTCATATAAATAAAGCCATCCGGGATCAGGTTAATGACATGAAAGATCGCTGTTCGGCTGTCGCCGTATTCGGTGAATATTTCTCCCGGGGTTTGGGCAAGCCGGCAGCCCAGATGGGTTTGGGACGATTTCAGCCAGCCTTTGGCCGCTGTGCGGGCCGTCTCCGGTGATACGGTATCTGCCGGCGATAGGGGGATCAACGCCGCCAGAATAAAACATGCGGTAAACATACGATTACAGGTGCTCATGTCGGGTCTCCTGGAATAAAACTTTTATATTTATTTAATGCCGCAAATTCCATTTGTCAAGTTAATGGTAAAATATTTGATTCCGGATATAAATTAAGATATAATCATCTTTTTAATAATACATTGCAATAATCAAACGGACACGATAATCATGAGGAATTGTATAATATTAGCGGGTTTTGCCTTTGTATGCGTTTTTGCAGGCGGCTGCATTGAGCGTGAGCTTACTGTTAACACGCGGCCCGAAGGCGCAAAGGTGGTACTTAACGATGAGGAGATAGGCATTTCTCCTGTGACTGTATCTTTCAACTGGTACGGCACTTACAAAGTTGATATAACAAAGAAAGGCTATGAAAGCATAAATACTTCAAAGAAGCTCAAGAGGCCGCGAGAGGATTATTTTCCGTTTGATCTATTTGCCGATATTTTTTCAAAGCCAGGCACAGTAAGAAGTTATACTTGGGATTTTGAGCTTTCTGCTTATCAGCCGCCGCAAAGGCAGGAAATTATCAACAGAGCCGACCAGATGAAGACAATGGCACAGGACTCCATCGGCGATACTTCCGATTAGTGTAATATAAGACCTTTTGAAAGGTGAAGATAACAAATAATTTCATTGAATACTGGACAAGCCCAGACTCGCTTCTATAATGTTTTGTTTTTCAATTGTAACGAACGGGATTCTATATATAAATGACAAATGATGTTGTAAATCTGCCGGGTTATTCAATAATCCGTAAAATAGGTACGGGCGCTCGTACTGTCATATATCTTGCGAATCAGGAGAGTGACAATACGCAGGTGGCTTTGAAAAGAGCGGTTTTGGAAACCGCCGACGATAATCGTATCTTCGAGCAGATCAAGACAGAGCACATGGTTGCCGGAAAGATAGATGATCCGTATATTCGCAAGACTTACAAGATTATCCGCAGACGCAAGAAAATCGTCAAAGTCAACGAAATGTATATGGTAATGGAATATGTTGACGGCAAGCCTCTGGAGGATTGCCATTCGTTAAGTCTGGTGGATATCCTGCTTATATTCCGTATGGCGGCAGTGGGCCTGCGTTCAATGCACATGAGCGGTTTTGTACATTGTGATATAAAGCCAAACAACATCCTGCTTCTTGCAAACGGCTATGTCAAGATAATAGACCTTGGCCAGAGCTGTGAGATAGGCACGATTAAAAAACGTGTCCAGGGCACACCGGATTTTATTGCGCCTGAGCAGGTACGCAAACTGCCGATGGGGCCCAAAACCGACGTGTTTAATCTTGGTGCCACTATGTATTGGGCCCTGACCGGCAAGAATGTCCCTACGCTCATAAATCAGCAGAGCGACCTTGGTTCGATTGCCCGGCGCAAAGAATACCTGGCGCCGCACCAGATTTACAAACAAATTCCGCTGGGTGTGTCCAATTTTGTGATGCAGTGCGTTCGGGAAGAAATGCAGGAAAGACCTGCGACGATGAATGAATTTATATCCAGAATCGAAACGTTTATACACAGTATCATGAATAAACGGAAAGCAAAAAATGGTTGATGCTGTTGCGCTATACCGACAGGCCGCATCATGCAATCGCAACGACAAATACCGCAAGGGTAATGTTGTGTATCTGCCCCCGCACGGCAGGCTGATTGTTTCCGGCGATCTGCATGGCAACAGATGCAATTTTAGGGATATCCTCAATTACGCCGATTTAGAGGCTAACCCCGATACCCACCTGATTTTACAGGAAATTGTGCACGGCGGCCCGTCTGACGAGATGGGAGGCTGTCTCTCGTTTCAGCTTGTTCTAAGGGCGGCGCAGCTCAAATGCAGGTTCCCCGAGCAGGTTCACTTCCTGATGGGCAACCATGATATGTCTGTTATGCTGGACTCCGAGGTGCTCAAAGACGGCAAGGAAATGAACGAATCGATGAAAAACGCCATCGACCGAAAATACGGCGAAGACGCGGAGATGGTAGTTCTCCAGATGAAACAGTTCCTCTTCTCTCAGCCGCTGGCTATTCGTACTTCGGACGATATATTTATGAGCCATTCACTGCCGGCGGACAGGTTTGTTGACAGCTTTGACCCGGAAGTGCTTGAGCGGCGGCTGCAGCTTGAAGATATGCGGAGGCCCAATTCGGCATATCTGCTCTGCTGGGGCAGGAACCAGAGCGAAGAAACTGTAAACAAAATGGCTCAAATGCTCAATGCCAGGTTTTTTATACTTGGCCATCAGAGACAGAAGGACGGATTCAGCCGGCACGGAAGCAGGGCGGTAATAATCGCTTCAGACCATTATAACGGCGTCATAGCCGACATTGATCTGGAAAAAGAGAACACCATGGAAGATGTTATCAGGTCTATCAAATTTATTTCCTGCTTGGAATAAAGATGGCAGGCTTTTTCTTTGGTACTATCTATCTAAATGCGATCGTAGAGCAAATTCACGAATTTGCTCCCCTAAATAGGGACAGTTACCCTTTTAAGAGCGATTTGCCGCGTTTTTTATTGACACGGGCCGGCAGGCCAAAGACACTTAAAAAGAAAGGCAAGGATGCAAAAAAAAATAAAAATACAAACTTAATGGGTAACTGTCCCCCGTTTCTTGGTCAGATTTTACAACAATTTCATAAGGATTGAGTAAGACATGGATGCGAATATACGAGATTTAATTTTATC
Proteins encoded:
- a CDS encoding complex I 51 kDa subunit family protein, coding for MTAERKGPVIFSPIGANDGLKRALELKRPDVLEMVRDSNLKGRGGAGFPTGVKWNLAATSVSDKKFVVCNADEGEPGTFKDRIILKEYPRLMFEGMIIGAYAIGAEKGFLYLRGEYKSFEPELNNILNKMRNEGTLGKNVCGKKGFNFDIELRHGVGAYICGEETALIESMEGNRGESRNRPPFPVNTGYEGHPTIVNNVETFAAITHIIAKGTNWFKAFGTENSAGSKLLSISGDCENPGVYEVEFGITIKEILDMVNAQQAIAVQVGGASGSCVAKKDFDRRICYEDLSTGGSFIVFGPGRNMLDVAQNFLEFFEDESCGQCTPCREGIPVLLECLEEIKNGTCSESYFYDIRSLCETMRIASKCGLGQSVPNAFLSILDNFKSDYALVPDAAAEELYR
- the nuoE gene encoding NADH-quinone oxidoreductase subunit NuoE, which encodes MADKPKSRSQLLPLLQKVQEQEGYISDENMQKIADRLGIHPVEVYSVVSFYAFLSTKPQGKHIIRVSTCVPCMMAGADNVIKAFEKALGINAGQTTPDNKFTLEKTSCIGMCDQAPAVLIDDKLMGFVAPEKVSEILRELA
- a CDS encoding cache domain-containing protein gives rise to the protein MKDHHLRSHLLLSFFLLILFIVLIIGVFAYYFVQNDVISRGQRQVTTAINSAQSVYSEYIDQIGTLMDVAGENCDLNELKKTLDLDYIYEVPAQESDKLTSEIARKAAKGEKTGGTRIIAFEELKLRLPNEADDLTIKIIDTPKSRPCSLKELKSVMAIEYAIPIYGSSNEIKKIRCAGRIINKDFSIIDRIHGLVFEKRTYKNKPTGTVTIFQDDVRISTNVLNNQNKRAIGTRVSQEVYQKTVLQGRSFRDRAFVVTDWYLTHYEPIKNINDEIIGILYVGILEMPFNDLKRNVLLVFGGVIVLSVALAFLLAYFLVMRVVTPVENLIEAKNRLSEGDLEHRISIKSHICEFNQLFNSFNQMAEKVHQRDITLQSAKERAEDLNRRYVDLLGFVSHEFKGILSSVILNVYSLRQGLLGPVSPVQETTLDSIANNLDYLTGTVKNFLNLSRLENNRLETHKSRLHIKANLFDVSLEAFYSQIKKKNIEVINNIEPEAVIEADPSLMQVVANNLVNNAVKYGREDGRIILSSKQDGSETVITVYNDGKPISEEDIGKLFKKFSRVLYEGMEKIKGSGIGLFITKEIIEKHGGRIWVEPGKKGNSFIFTLKS
- a CDS encoding response regulator transcription factor codes for the protein MAKILMVDDDRDFLEACKTILEHSGHSVCMASNVKEALERINSENPELIFLDIMMDLPDDGISLLHKLKREGLETPIVMLSAVGKVTGYNYGECSDVMPCDGFLAKPVNPQDLINRIEIVLGK
- a CDS encoding C10 family peptidase; translated protein: MSTCNRMFTACFILAALIPLSPADTVSPETARTAAKGWLKSSQTHLGCRLAQTPGEIFTEYGDSRTAIFHVINLIPDGFIYMSADDRLEPVIAFSQNGSFMGFASNELASIIKNDISKRLWAWQLNESYLKTAGTGRNPGKWDFLLYAGSTEAEKYSLENVDDVRVPPLTLSKWGQSEESSNPCYNYYTPYNYPSGCVATCMAQYIRYHQYPVQGIGTLPFSIEVDGAAQTVTTMGGDGSGGPYNYDSMPLDPDTSTPEYQRQAIGALLFDAGATVEMSYTEAESSADTKKAVDRLKSVFGYADGVYGVNSDSVISGAAVDMINSNIDAGYPVIISISRPDAGHAVLADGYGYNLSTMYHHLNMGWRGIDDLWYALPDIDAQYYQYDTVQRICYNMFPDKQGEIISGRVHYAGGVPIEGAAVTLEFPDTSTLQTTTGVNGIYAFAGIPSNTSYTLSAYAQGFAFIQQTAATGNSQDYLGTTGNLWGVDFAATNPTPPVAQTQQVHVESIDTALIKLKALDDGLPSPPGAVSYIVNSLPANGRLFDINNNMITALPYQLPSYSDTLTYAPCPTFGGENSFEFSADDGGTAPSGGRSQPQTVTINVDNLNTHEYPHNNYYGNWPIWTENKHARVQTIYTSTDIGDAGDINAIAFDLRQIPVQDIDALTIRIKETSRDYYSGPPYFETAGWTVVYSGFTEAAQTEGWWRIDFQNSFYYNGTSNLLIDVSISQAAAAAATQSMLKQEADTRVVFSYTDSETNPVNWSDSAAAGLGGLKVANGVPAIQFFKRYPVEPLSGDFDDDCFVGINDYIFMADSWLASPGMERYNPECNLSTQNSGINNSDFSIFQTNWLTDSLE
- a CDS encoding NADH-dependent [FeFe] hydrogenase, group A6, with product MTYKHFADSTSRAPEAQRSQRVTDVEKSGLGNLVTAYIDNIEVKVPMGTTILEAAKKVNIKIPTLCYHDDLCLAGVCRVCVVEVEGQKNLQASCSYPMFHTTKVKTYSPRVRRARHNILNLLLKNHYGECYSCERNNNCELQELAKEYNVIDYKFGHVQESRIPKDESSFSLVRDMDKCILCKRCVRTCIDLQEVGVLEAVNRGSKTQIQTYLNKPLADVICINCGQCVDRCPTGALTEKKELDKVWAAIDNPDMHVVIQTAPSPRAAIGEEFEIEAGHSCTKKLNTAIKRVGFDKVFDTNFTADLTIMEEGTELLLRLKSALVDKNPDVKLPLITSCSPGWVKFIEHFYPEKLDHLSTAKSPQQMFGTIVKTWYAEKHGIDPKSIFSVSLMPCTAKKYECARPEMYDSGSKDVDVALTTRELACMIRESGVDLPNLPESNFDDPLGVGSGAGLIFAATGGVMEAAMRTAYELVTGRELPFENLRMMPVRGEEGIKKAQLIIENTVEQWKFLEGAKLNVIVGHGTANAKRIMDMLCRGELDDCHFIEIMACPGGCLGGGGQPIPTNAAIRRARAAAIYNEEEHLEYRKSHENPIIKAIYDEYFTEGPCSHLSHKLLHTSYTKRGKKI
- a CDS encoding symporter small accessory protein, with the translated sequence MFGLEDAGILAAYLLCIVSCLIGVAYGIINWNKGAEPLNAADIEWAHGQKEADEEI
- a CDS encoding PEGA domain-containing protein — its product is MRNCIILAGFAFVCVFAGGCIERELTVNTRPEGAKVVLNDEEIGISPVTVSFNWYGTYKVDITKKGYESINTSKKLKRPREDYFPFDLFADIFSKPGTVRSYTWDFELSAYQPPQRQEIINRADQMKTMAQDSIGDTSD